The following are from one region of the Staphylococcus argenteus genome:
- the rpsO gene encoding 30S ribosomal protein S15 has protein sequence MAISQERKNEIIKEYRVHETDTGSPEVQIAVLTAEINAVNDHLRTHKKDHHSRRGLLKMVGRRRHLLNYLRSKDIQRYRELIKSLGIRR, from the coding sequence ATGGCAATTTCACAAGAACGTAAAAACGAAATTATTAAAGAATACCGTGTACACGAAACTGATACAGGTTCTCCAGAAGTACAAATCGCTGTACTTACTGCTGAAATCAACGCAGTTAACGATCACTTACGTACACACAAAAAAGACCACCATTCACGTCGTGGATTATTAAAAATGGTAGGTCGTCGTAGACATTTATTAAACTACTTACGTAGTAAAGATATTCAACGTTACCGTGAATTAATTAAATCACTTGGTATCCGTCGTTAA
- the ribF gene encoding riboflavin biosynthesis protein RibF has product MKVIEVTHPIQSKQYIKEDVAMAFGFFDGMHKGHDKVFDILNEIAEARNLKKAVMTFDPHPSVVLNPKRKRTTYLTPLSDKIEKISQHDIDYCIVVNFSSRFANVSVEDFVENYVIKNHVKEVIAGFDFTFGKFGKGNMTVLQEYDAFNTTIVSKQEIENEKISTTSIRQDLINGELQKANEALGYIYSIKGTVVQGEKRGRTIGFPTANIQPSDDYLLPRKGVYAVSIEIGTENKLYRGVANIGVKPTFHDPNKAEVVIEVNIFDFEDNIYGERVTVYWHHFLRPEIKFDGIDPLVKQMNDDKARAKYLLAVDFGDEVAYNI; this is encoded by the coding sequence ATGAAAGTCATAGAAGTGACACATCCTATTCAATCTAAACAGTATATTAAAGAGGATGTTGCAATGGCATTCGGATTTTTCGATGGCATGCATAAAGGTCATGATAAAGTCTTTGATATTTTAAATGAAATAGCTGAGGCGCGAAATTTGAAAAAAGCGGTAATGACATTCGATCCGCATCCATCAGTCGTGCTTAATCCTAAAAGAAAACGTACAACATATTTAACGCCACTTTCAGATAAAATTGAAAAAATTAGTCAACATGATATTGATTATTGCATCGTTGTTAATTTTTCATCTAGATTTGCAAATGTGAGTGTCGAAGATTTTGTTGAAAATTATGTTATTAAAAATCATGTTAAAGAAGTGATTGCAGGTTTTGATTTTACCTTTGGAAAGTTTGGAAAAGGTAATATGACCGTACTTCAAGAATATGATGCATTCAATACAACGATAGTTAGTAAACAAGAAATTGAAAATGAAAAAATTTCTACGACTTCTATACGTCAAGATTTAATTAACGGTGAATTACAAAAAGCTAATGAAGCGCTGGGTTATATTTATTCAATTAAAGGCACTGTTGTGCAAGGTGAAAAAAGAGGTAGAACAATTGGTTTCCCTACTGCTAATATTCAACCAAGTGATGACTATTTATTGCCTAGAAAAGGTGTTTACGCTGTTAGTATAGAGATTGGTACTGAAAATAAATTATATCGTGGAGTAGCAAATATAGGTGTTAAACCTACATTTCATGATCCGAATAAAGCGGAAGTCGTCATAGAGGTAAATATTTTTGACTTTGAAGATAATATTTATGGAGAGCGCGTAACAGTTTATTGGCATCATTTCTTACGTCCTGAAATTAAATTTGATGGAATTGATCCACTAGTTAAACAGATGAATGATGATAAAGCACGTGCTAAATATTTATTAGCGGTTGATTTTGGTGATGAAGTAGCATATAATATTTAA